A region from the Pseudomonas sp. KU26590 genome encodes:
- the prmC gene encoding peptide chain release factor N(5)-glutamine methyltransferase, whose amino-acid sequence MTIIASLLRSAELPDSPTARLDAELLLAAALGKPRSFLHTWPERIVSTEAAHAFDGYLKRRRTGEPVAYILGLQGFWNIDLEVAPHTLIPRPETEMLVETALELLPGAIPHTLLDLGTGTGAIALSLAKDRPQWRVTAVDRVEDAVELAERNRQRLHLDNAKVFHSHWFSAVEGQRFDLILSNPPYIASNDPHLVEGDVRFEPSSALVSGADGLDDLRLIVSQAPAHLEAGGWLLLEHGYDQGAAVRELLLEHGFEEIKTRRDLGDHERITFGRVPC is encoded by the coding sequence CTGGATGCAGAATTGTTGCTGGCCGCTGCCCTGGGCAAGCCGCGCAGTTTTCTGCACACCTGGCCCGAGCGTATTGTCAGCACCGAAGCGGCGCACGCATTCGACGGCTATCTCAAGCGTCGTCGAACCGGCGAACCCGTCGCTTATATCCTGGGCCTGCAAGGGTTCTGGAACATCGACCTGGAAGTCGCGCCCCATACGCTGATCCCACGGCCTGAAACCGAGATGCTGGTGGAGACCGCGCTGGAGCTTTTGCCCGGGGCGATTCCTCACACGCTGCTTGATCTCGGCACTGGCACCGGCGCCATCGCGCTGTCGCTGGCCAAGGATCGTCCGCAGTGGCGCGTCACGGCGGTGGATCGCGTTGAAGACGCGGTCGAGCTTGCCGAGCGCAATCGCCAGCGCCTGCATCTGGATAACGCGAAGGTCTTTCACAGCCACTGGTTCAGTGCCGTTGAAGGGCAGCGTTTCGACCTGATCCTGAGCAATCCTCCCTACATCGCTTCCAACGACCCGCACCTGGTCGAAGGTGACGTGCGCTTCGAGCCAAGCAGTGCGCTGGTCTCCGGCGCCGATGGCCTGGATGATCTGCGTTTGATTGTGTCCCAAGCGCCCGCGCACCTTGAAGCCGGCGGCTGGCTGTTGCTGGAGCATGGCTACGATCAAGGCGCGGCGGTGCGCGAGCTGTTGCTTGAGCACGGATTCGAAGAGATCAAGACCCGCCGCGATCTGGGCGACCACGAACGCATCACCTTCGGGCGAGTGCCGTGCTGA
- a CDS encoding molybdopterin-synthase adenylyltransferase MoeB, protein MLTDEELLRYSRQILLQQVDIDGQLRLKQSRVLIVGLGGLGSPVALYLAAAGVGELHLADFDSVDLTNLQRQILHDTPSVGLSKVDSAIIRLTAINPQITLVAHRAALDVDSLAAAVAGVDVVLDCSDNFSTREAVNAACVAACKPLVSGAAIRLEAQLSVFDPRRPESPCYHCLYGHGSETELTCSEAGVLGPLVGLVGSLQALEALKLLAGFGEPMVGRLLLIDALSTRFRELKVKRDPGCSVCGNGLRAATEHE, encoded by the coding sequence GTGCTGACGGACGAGGAACTGCTGCGCTATAGCCGGCAGATCCTTCTGCAACAAGTCGACATCGACGGTCAGCTACGCCTCAAGCAGAGCCGCGTGTTGATTGTCGGCCTCGGCGGACTGGGTTCGCCGGTGGCGTTGTACCTGGCGGCGGCGGGCGTCGGCGAGCTGCATCTGGCAGATTTCGACAGCGTCGATCTGACCAACCTGCAACGCCAGATCCTTCACGACACCCCGAGCGTGGGGCTGAGCAAAGTCGATTCAGCCATCATCCGGCTGACCGCCATCAATCCACAGATAACATTGGTGGCGCATCGCGCGGCCCTTGATGTCGACTCACTGGCGGCAGCCGTTGCCGGGGTCGATGTGGTGCTGGACTGTTCGGACAATTTCTCGACGCGCGAGGCGGTCAATGCTGCCTGCGTCGCCGCGTGCAAGCCACTGGTCAGCGGCGCCGCGATCCGCCTGGAAGCGCAACTGTCGGTGTTCGATCCGCGTCGTCCGGAAAGTCCTTGCTACCACTGCCTGTACGGGCACGGTAGCGAGACCGAACTGACCTGCAGCGAGGCTGGCGTGCTCGGCCCGTTGGTGGGGTTGGTCGGCAGTTTGCAGGCCCTTGAGGCCCTCAAGCTGTTGGCCGGCTTTGGCGAACCGATGGTGGGCCGACTGCTGCTGATCGATGCCTTGAGCACGCGATTCCGCGAATTGAAGGTCAAGCGCGATCCTGGCTGCAGCGTGTGCGGTAACGGTCTGCGAGCTGCCACCGAGCATGAATAG
- the murI gene encoding glutamate racemase, whose amino-acid sequence MNRDSDAPVAVFDSGVGGLSVLAEIQQLLPQESLLYVADCGHIPYGEKTPEFIRERCATIAEFFHHQRAKALVIACNTATVAGIADLRVRYPDWPLVGMEPAVKPAAAATRTGVVGVLATTGTLQSAKFAALLDRFAADVQVITQPCPGLVELIETGDLVSPTIRHLLQGYVAPLLAAGCDTIILGCTHYPFLKPLLREMIPASITLIDTGAAVARQLQRLLSEHELLASGHPRTAQFWTTGDPEDFRNVLRVLCIKSDNVRSFVS is encoded by the coding sequence ATGAATAGAGACAGCGACGCGCCGGTGGCGGTGTTTGATTCCGGCGTCGGCGGGTTGTCGGTGCTGGCGGAAATACAGCAACTGCTGCCACAGGAATCATTGCTCTACGTCGCCGACTGCGGCCACATTCCCTACGGCGAGAAAACCCCCGAATTCATTCGTGAGCGTTGCGCGACGATTGCCGAGTTCTTCCACCATCAGCGCGCCAAAGCGCTGGTGATCGCCTGCAATACGGCGACGGTGGCCGGCATCGCTGACTTGCGCGTCCGCTATCCTGACTGGCCGCTGGTGGGCATGGAGCCAGCGGTCAAACCTGCCGCCGCGGCGACGCGAACCGGTGTCGTCGGTGTGTTGGCGACCACGGGCACTTTGCAAAGCGCCAAGTTCGCCGCGTTACTTGATCGCTTCGCGGCGGATGTTCAAGTCATCACGCAGCCTTGTCCGGGGCTGGTGGAGTTGATTGAAACGGGTGATCTGGTCAGCCCGACGATTCGCCATTTGCTGCAGGGTTACGTCGCGCCGTTACTCGCTGCGGGATGCGACACCATCATTCTGGGCTGCACCCATTACCCGTTTCTCAAGCCGTTGCTGCGGGAAATGATCCCGGCGTCCATCACGCTGATCGACACCGGCGCCGCTGTAGCCCGGCAGTTGCAGCGGTTATTGAGCGAGCACGAGTTGTTGGCGAGCGGTCATCCTCGGACTGCTCAGTTCTGGACGACCGGCGATCCAGAAGATTTCAGAAACGTCCTACGCGTGCTTTGTATCAAATCCGACAATGTGCGAAGCTTCGTTTCGTGA
- a CDS encoding acyloxyacyl hydrolase, whose product MKRLFCLAAIAAALLGQSAIAQADGVELSVGHTGESTMTYRLGAQFDWDQSWWQTGVGRLTGYWSGAYTYWEGDKSSSNNSLSFSPVFVYEFSGESVKPYIEAGIGAAVFQRTEVEGNKLGSAFQFEDRLGFGLRFAGGHEVGLRATHYSNGGMTTNNDGIESYAIHYTMPF is encoded by the coding sequence ATGAAGCGACTGTTTTGTTTGGCTGCGATTGCGGCTGCGTTGCTGGGTCAAAGCGCAATTGCTCAAGCTGATGGGGTCGAGCTTTCCGTAGGACACACTGGCGAATCCACGATGACGTATCGTCTGGGCGCGCAATTTGATTGGGATCAAAGCTGGTGGCAAACCGGTGTCGGTCGCCTGACCGGTTACTGGAGCGGCGCTTACACGTATTGGGAAGGCGACAAGAGCTCAAGCAACAACAGCCTGTCGTTTTCCCCGGTATTCGTTTATGAGTTTTCGGGTGAGAGCGTCAAGCCTTACATCGAAGCCGGTATCGGCGCCGCTGTATTCCAGCGCACTGAAGTGGAAGGTAACAAGCTGGGCAGCGCGTTCCAGTTTGAAGACCGTCTGGGTTTTGGTCTGCGCTTCGCGGGCGGACATGAAGTTGGCCTGCGCGCCACTCACTATTCCAACGGCGGCATGACCACTAACAACGACGGCATCGAAAGCTACGCGATTCATTACACGATGCCGTTTTAA
- a CDS encoding YkgJ family cysteine cluster protein, whose product MTTVIPSLQLPAEPAITCSTCAACCCQLEVMLITDTGVPERYIDTDDWGGEVMLRLDDGWCAALDRDTMMCTIYDRRPLICREFEMGAPECIAEREGIATAYL is encoded by the coding sequence ATGACGACTGTTATCCCCTCGCTTCAACTCCCTGCCGAACCCGCTATCACGTGTTCCACCTGCGCGGCCTGCTGCTGTCAGCTGGAAGTCATGTTGATCACCGACACCGGTGTGCCCGAGCGTTACATCGACACCGATGACTGGGGCGGCGAAGTCATGCTGCGCCTGGACGATGGCTGGTGCGCGGCACTGGATCGCGACACGATGATGTGCACGATCTACGACCGTCGGCCCTTGATTTGCAGGGAGTTCGAAATGGGTGCGCCGGAGTGTATTGCCGAGCGCGAAGGGATTGCGACGGCTTATTTGTAA
- the phrB gene encoding deoxyribodipyrimidine photo-lyase — protein sequence MQLIWLRSDLRVHDNTALSAAMEQGPTLAVYMISPGQWQSHDDAPCKVDFWLRNLRELSKALEALNVPLLIVHADTWAQAPKAILELCQQHGIESVHVNDEYGINETRRDREVEAALDGAGILFRRHLDQLFFQPGSVLTKSGGYFKVFTQFRKVCYARLHYSMPALVARPKPQQKLSIKSDAVPDAVKGFAAPTDTLRSLWPAGEDEARDRLHNFTDEQVHYYDQERDFPAKPGTSQLSAYLAAGVISPRQCLHSALRSNNGEFETGNPGSVTWITELLWREFYKHVLVGFPRVSRHRAFRPETEAVKWRHSPKDLEAWQQGRTGLPIVDAAMRQMLETGWMHNRLRMITAMFLTKNLLIDWREGERYFMQHLIDGDLASNNGGWQWSSSTGTDASPYFRIFNPQSQSERFDPEGRFIKQWVPELAELNKRDIHNPAALGGLFGVESYPAPIVDLKASRERALQAFKSLPQRQAETQENG from the coding sequence ATGCAATTGATATGGCTGCGCAGCGACCTGCGTGTGCACGACAACACCGCGCTGAGCGCTGCCATGGAGCAGGGCCCTACCCTCGCCGTGTACATGATCAGCCCCGGCCAGTGGCAGAGCCATGACGATGCCCCATGCAAAGTCGATTTCTGGCTGCGCAACCTCCGCGAATTGAGCAAGGCGCTTGAAGCGCTGAACGTCCCTTTGCTGATTGTCCATGCAGACACGTGGGCGCAGGCGCCGAAGGCGATCCTTGAATTGTGTCAGCAGCACGGGATCGAGAGCGTGCACGTCAACGACGAGTACGGCATCAATGAGACCAGACGTGATCGTGAGGTGGAGGCAGCACTCGACGGCGCCGGCATTCTCTTTCGTCGTCACCTCGACCAGCTGTTTTTTCAGCCGGGCAGCGTGCTGACTAAAAGCGGTGGCTATTTCAAGGTTTTCACCCAGTTTCGCAAGGTCTGTTATGCCCGCTTGCATTACTCGATGCCGGCGCTGGTTGCACGGCCCAAGCCGCAGCAGAAGCTGTCTATCAAAAGCGATGCCGTTCCGGATGCGGTCAAGGGTTTCGCCGCGCCGACTGACACCCTGCGCTCGCTCTGGCCCGCCGGCGAAGATGAAGCGCGTGATCGCCTGCACAACTTCACCGACGAGCAAGTGCATTACTACGATCAAGAACGCGACTTCCCCGCCAAGCCTGGCACCAGCCAGCTGTCTGCGTACCTCGCGGCCGGCGTGATTTCCCCGCGCCAGTGCCTGCATTCGGCACTGCGCAGCAATAATGGCGAGTTTGAAACCGGTAATCCGGGTTCAGTGACCTGGATCACCGAGCTGCTCTGGCGTGAGTTCTACAAGCATGTGCTGGTGGGCTTCCCCCGTGTCTCCCGTCATCGCGCCTTCCGCCCGGAAACAGAAGCAGTGAAATGGCGCCATTCGCCGAAGGATCTCGAAGCCTGGCAACAGGGACGGACCGGGCTGCCGATTGTCGATGCAGCCATGCGCCAGATGCTTGAAACCGGCTGGATGCACAACCGCCTGCGGATGATTACGGCAATGTTCCTGACCAAGAATCTGCTGATCGACTGGCGCGAGGGTGAACGCTACTTCATGCAGCACCTGATCGACGGCGATCTGGCCTCGAACAACGGTGGCTGGCAGTGGAGTTCATCAACCGGCACTGACGCGTCGCCCTACTTCCGGATTTTCAATCCGCAAAGTCAGTCGGAGCGCTTTGACCCTGAAGGTCGATTCATCAAGCAGTGGGTGCCTGAACTGGCTGAGTTGAACAAGCGCGACATTCATAACCCTGCCGCGCTGGGCGGGCTGTTCGGCGTGGAAAGTTACCCCGCGCCCATCGTCGATTTGAAAGCCAGCCGCGAGCGCGCCCTGCAAGCGTTCAAGTCGCTGCCGCAACGACAGGCCGAGACGCAGGAGAATGGGTGA